In one window of Comamonas testosteroni DNA:
- a CDS encoding LysR family transcriptional regulator produces MPSSRDVLTPDSLAMLQAIAETGSFAAAARSLGLVPSALTYRVRQIEDALDVLLFDRSSRHAQATEAGQALLREGARLLQEIDAVAHRVKRVATGWEPQLTIVIDGAVARTPVFELVEAFYALTPPTALKLRDGILNGTLEVLTSGHADLAIGVAVNTSNVSELQTREIGEMDFVFAVAPHHPLARLDEPLSDELLLRHRMVAVADSGVRSNTSFGLVNGQDVLTVDSMPAKLEAQIRGIGAGFLPRGMVQAYLDAGLLVTRQVQRASRNLRLHYAWPGPAHRTPGRALQWWLTQLESPATRKALMENHHRQ; encoded by the coding sequence ATGCCCAGCTCCCGCGATGTGCTCACCCCCGACAGCCTGGCCATGCTGCAGGCCATTGCCGAAACCGGCAGCTTTGCCGCTGCTGCGCGCTCCCTGGGCCTGGTGCCCAGTGCACTGACCTACCGCGTGCGCCAGATCGAAGATGCGCTCGATGTGCTGCTGTTTGACCGCAGCTCGCGCCATGCCCAGGCCACGGAGGCCGGCCAGGCCTTGCTGCGCGAAGGTGCCCGCCTGCTGCAGGAGATCGACGCCGTGGCGCACCGCGTCAAGCGCGTGGCCACGGGCTGGGAGCCGCAGCTGACCATCGTCATTGACGGGGCTGTGGCCCGCACGCCCGTCTTCGAGCTGGTCGAAGCCTTTTATGCGCTGACCCCGCCCACCGCACTCAAGCTGCGTGACGGCATTCTCAACGGCACGCTGGAAGTGCTGACCAGCGGCCATGCCGATCTGGCCATTGGCGTGGCCGTCAACACCAGCAATGTCTCCGAGCTGCAGACGCGCGAAATCGGGGAGATGGATTTCGTCTTCGCCGTCGCGCCGCACCACCCGCTGGCCAGACTCGATGAGCCGCTTTCCGACGAGTTGCTGCTGCGCCATCGCATGGTGGCCGTGGCCGACTCGGGCGTGCGCAGCAACACCAGCTTTGGCCTGGTCAACGGCCAGGACGTTCTGACCGTGGACAGCATGCCGGCCAAGCTGGAGGCCCAGATACGCGGCATTGGTGCCGGCTTTCTGCCACGCGGCATGGTGCAGGCCTATCTGGATGCCGGCCTGCTGGTCACAAGACAGGTGCAGCGCGCCAGCCGCAATCTGCGCCTGCACTATGCATGGCCCGGCCCCGCCCACCGCACGCCCGGGCGCGCCCTTCAGTGGTGGCTGACGCAACTGGAAAGCCCTGCCACGCGCAAGGCGCTTATGGAAAACCATCACCGTCAATAA
- the alaS gene encoding alanine--tRNA ligase — MSTPTFSVADIRKTFLDFYASKGHTVVASSSLVPGNDPTLMFTNSGMVQFKDVFLGSDKRPYNRATSVQACLRAGGKHNDLENVGYTARHHTFFEMLGNWSFGDYFKKESIEWGWELLTKVFGLPAEKLLATVYHEDDEAYDIWKNVIGLPAERIIRIGDNKGGKYKSDNFWMMADTGPCGPCSEIFYDHGEHIAGGPPGSPEEDGDRFIEIWNHVFMQFDMKEDASVVKLPAPCVDTGMGLERLAAILQHVHSNYEIDLFQALIKAAGRETHTEDLSTPSLKVIADHIRATSFLVSDGVIPSNEGRGYVQRRIIRRAIRHGYKLGQKTPFFHRLVADLVVQMGDAYPKLKEQEAHITSVLKAEEERFFETLANGMEILDSALAGDVKVLPGDVAFKLHDTYGFPLDLSNDVARERGVTVDEAGFNAAMQHQKETARAAGKFKMDRALEYTGDANVFTGYDKLAEAAKVVALYADGVSVNELQAGQNGVVVLDTTPFYAESGGQVGDQGVIVAGGNRFAVEDTLKIKADVFGHHGVLEAGSLKVGDAVEAQVDTAVRAATMRNHSVTHIMHKALREVLGGHVQQKGSLVNAERTRFDFAHNAPVTAEQIREIEARVNAEVLANTATDARVMDIESAQKTGAMMLFGEKYGETVRVLDIGSSRELCGGTHVSRTGDIGLFKVVGESGVAAGVRRIEGITGENALAYLQSLESTVDQAAAAFKAPAAELTNRIGGALDQIKALEKEIAALKGKLASSQGDELLTQAADVNGVKVLAAKLEGADAKTLRDTMDKLKDKLGAAVIVLAAVDGDKVQLAAGVTKAETAKVKAGELVNFVAQQVGGKGGGKPDMAMAGGTDAAAVPAALASVQAWVAERL, encoded by the coding sequence ATGAGTACACCCACTTTTTCCGTTGCGGACATCCGCAAGACGTTCCTGGATTTCTACGCTTCCAAGGGCCACACGGTTGTCGCGTCCAGCTCGCTGGTTCCCGGCAACGATCCGACGCTGATGTTCACCAACTCCGGCATGGTGCAGTTCAAGGACGTGTTCCTGGGCTCGGACAAGCGCCCCTACAACCGCGCAACTTCGGTGCAGGCCTGCCTGCGCGCCGGCGGCAAGCACAACGACCTGGAAAACGTGGGCTATACCGCGCGCCACCACACGTTCTTCGAAATGCTGGGCAACTGGTCCTTCGGCGACTACTTCAAGAAGGAGTCCATCGAGTGGGGCTGGGAGCTGCTGACCAAGGTCTTCGGCCTGCCCGCCGAGAAGCTGCTGGCCACGGTCTATCACGAAGACGACGAAGCCTATGACATCTGGAAGAACGTCATCGGCCTGCCTGCCGAGCGCATCATCCGCATCGGCGACAACAAGGGCGGCAAGTACAAGAGCGACAACTTCTGGATGATGGCCGACACAGGCCCCTGCGGCCCCTGCTCGGAAATCTTCTACGACCACGGCGAGCACATTGCCGGCGGCCCTCCCGGCAGCCCGGAAGAAGACGGCGACCGCTTCATCGAGATCTGGAACCACGTGTTCATGCAGTTCGACATGAAGGAAGACGCCTCCGTGGTGAAGCTGCCCGCACCTTGCGTGGACACCGGCATGGGCCTGGAGCGCCTGGCTGCGATCCTGCAGCATGTGCACAGTAACTACGAGATCGACCTGTTCCAGGCATTGATCAAGGCTGCCGGCCGTGAAACCCACACCGAAGATCTGAGCACTCCTTCGCTGAAGGTGATTGCCGACCATATCCGCGCGACATCCTTCCTGGTGTCCGACGGCGTGATTCCTTCCAACGAAGGTCGTGGCTATGTGCAGCGCCGCATCATCCGCCGCGCCATCCGTCACGGCTACAAGCTGGGCCAGAAAACTCCCTTCTTCCACAGGCTGGTGGCCGACCTGGTGGTGCAGATGGGCGATGCCTATCCCAAGCTCAAGGAGCAGGAAGCGCATATCACCAGCGTGCTCAAGGCCGAGGAAGAGCGTTTCTTCGAGACCCTGGCCAACGGCATGGAAATCCTGGACAGCGCACTGGCCGGCGACGTCAAGGTGCTGCCCGGCGATGTGGCCTTCAAGCTGCATGACACCTACGGCTTCCCGCTGGACCTGTCCAACGACGTGGCGCGCGAGCGTGGCGTGACGGTGGACGAGGCCGGCTTCAACGCCGCCATGCAGCACCAGAAGGAAACTGCCCGCGCAGCCGGCAAGTTCAAGATGGACCGCGCGCTGGAATACACAGGGGACGCCAATGTGTTCACCGGCTACGACAAGCTGGCCGAGGCAGCCAAGGTCGTTGCGCTGTACGCCGATGGCGTGAGCGTGAACGAGCTGCAGGCCGGCCAAAACGGTGTCGTGGTGCTGGACACGACTCCCTTCTACGCCGAATCGGGCGGCCAGGTCGGCGACCAGGGCGTGATTGTTGCTGGCGGCAACCGCTTTGCCGTGGAAGACACGCTCAAGATCAAGGCCGATGTATTCGGTCACCACGGCGTGCTGGAAGCCGGCAGCCTGAAGGTGGGCGATGCCGTTGAAGCACAGGTGGATACCGCCGTGCGCGCTGCGACCATGCGCAACCACTCGGTCACACACATCATGCACAAGGCCTTGCGCGAAGTGCTGGGCGGTCATGTGCAGCAAAAGGGCTCGCTGGTCAATGCCGAGCGTACCCGCTTCGACTTTGCACACAACGCCCCGGTGACTGCCGAGCAGATCCGCGAGATCGAAGCCCGCGTGAATGCCGAGGTGCTGGCCAACACCGCCACCGATGCGCGCGTGATGGATATCGAATCGGCCCAGAAGACCGGCGCGATGATGCTGTTCGGCGAGAAGTACGGCGAAACCGTGCGCGTGCTGGACATCGGCTCCAGCCGCGAGCTGTGCGGTGGCACTCACGTCAGCCGTACCGGCGACATCGGCCTGTTCAAGGTGGTGGGCGAATCCGGCGTGGCCGCTGGCGTGCGCCGTATCGAAGGCATTACCGGCGAGAACGCGCTGGCCTATCTGCAGTCGCTGGAGTCCACCGTGGACCAGGCCGCGGCCGCTTTCAAGGCCCCTGCAGCCGAGCTGACCAACCGCATCGGCGGTGCGCTGGATCAGATCAAGGCACTGGAAAAGGAAATCGCTGCGCTCAAGGGCAAGCTGGCTTCCAGCCAGGGTGATGAGCTGCTCACGCAGGCAGCCGACGTCAATGGCGTGAAGGTGCTGGCCGCCAAGCTCGAAGGAGCGGACGCCAAGACATTGCGCGACACCATGGACAAGCTCAAGGACAAGCTGGGTGCGGCCGTGATCGTGCTGGCTGCCGTGGACGGCGACAAGGTGCAACTGGCAGCAGGCGTGACCAAGGCTGAAACCGCCAAGGTCAAGGCCGGCGAGCTGGTGAACTTTGTGGCCCAGCAAGTGGGCGGCAAGGGCGGTGGCAAGCCCGATATGGCCATGGCCGGCGGCACCGATGCCGCAGCCGTGCCCGCAGCGCTGGCCAGCGTGCAGGCCTGGGTGGCCGAGCGCCTCTAA
- the trmB gene encoding tRNA (guanosine(46)-N7)-methyltransferase TrmB, with the protein MAENVPAADASAASQGQAPEGVAYPKTIKSYVRRAGRTTTGQAKAFEELGPRFLLQYQKAPLDAAAAYGRDGKLILEIGFGMGEATAHIARVRPDDNFLCCEVHEPGVGALLKRIGEQEIENIRILQHDAVEVIDNMLPEASIDGVHIFFPDPWHKKKHNKRRLIQSPLIAKLAARIKPGGYIHCATDWEPYAVQILEVLNAEPMLQNTAENYAEKPDYRPLTKFENRGIRLGHGVWDLVFRKK; encoded by the coding sequence ATGGCCGAAAACGTGCCAGCCGCTGACGCATCCGCAGCATCCCAAGGCCAGGCGCCCGAAGGCGTGGCCTATCCCAAGACCATCAAAAGCTATGTGCGCCGCGCAGGCCGCACCACTACGGGCCAGGCCAAGGCTTTTGAAGAACTGGGTCCGCGCTTCCTGCTGCAATACCAGAAGGCTCCTCTGGACGCCGCAGCCGCCTATGGCCGCGACGGCAAGCTGATTCTTGAAATCGGCTTCGGCATGGGTGAAGCCACCGCCCATATCGCCCGCGTGCGCCCCGACGACAATTTCCTGTGCTGCGAGGTGCACGAGCCCGGCGTGGGCGCACTGCTCAAGCGCATTGGCGAGCAGGAGATCGAGAACATCCGCATCCTGCAGCACGATGCCGTGGAAGTCATCGACAACATGCTGCCCGAAGCCTCGATCGACGGCGTGCACATCTTCTTCCCAGATCCCTGGCACAAGAAAAAGCACAACAAGCGCCGCCTGATCCAGAGCCCCCTGATCGCCAAGCTGGCCGCTCGCATCAAGCCCGGCGGCTACATCCACTGCGCTACCGACTGGGAGCCCTATGCGGTGCAGATCCTGGAAGTGCTGAACGCAGAACCCATGCTGCAGAACACGGCCGAGAACTACGCCGAAAAGCCCGACTACCGCCCACTGACCAAATTCGAAAACCGTGGCATTCGCCTCGGTCATGGCGTCTGGGACCTGGTGTTCAGGAAGAAGTAA
- a CDS encoding NAD(P)/FAD-dependent oxidoreductase, with product MNASRTRASATASASSPSPHTGAKRIAVIGAGIAGLACARTLMQAGHDVHVYERLTQAGGRMRSVSGPYGSFDIGAQFFTVRDPRFQQVLDTTAGNLRAWSLNSVQTRNAQGRRVDKHAPVRETHWVGMPDMQSLPLAWAAPLWDAGRLHLGQSLRAMSHHIASGNHHSRHQWSLMLDTEDHGPQIAADFDAVVLAVPAPVAAQLLQTAPQGATLARTLAPVEMAPCWAMTLSYPMAAQAGLTTLGPQWNAARSTHERVAWVARESSKPGRAQTERWTIHANPLWSNEHRHDDATRVLAKLQKAFGEITGIRVAPRHASVYLWQHAQTLAPLGRPFSHDPSVGLGLCGDWCIGMRVEDAFVSGLEMGLALA from the coding sequence ATGAATGCTTCCCGCACTCGCGCGTCCGCAACTGCCTCCGCTTCCTCCCCTTCCCCGCATACCGGTGCCAAGCGCATTGCCGTCATCGGTGCAGGCATTGCAGGTCTGGCCTGCGCCCGCACGCTGATGCAGGCCGGGCATGACGTTCATGTCTATGAGCGCCTGACCCAGGCCGGCGGACGCATGCGCTCGGTCAGCGGCCCCTACGGCAGCTTTGACATCGGCGCCCAGTTCTTCACCGTACGCGACCCGCGCTTTCAGCAGGTGCTGGACACCACTGCCGGCAATCTGCGCGCCTGGAGCCTGAACAGCGTGCAGACCCGCAACGCCCAGGGCCGCAGAGTCGACAAGCACGCTCCGGTGCGCGAGACCCACTGGGTCGGCATGCCCGATATGCAATCGCTGCCACTGGCCTGGGCCGCGCCGCTATGGGATGCCGGACGCCTGCATCTGGGCCAGTCCCTGCGCGCCATGAGCCACCACATTGCCAGCGGCAACCACCACAGCCGCCACCAATGGTCCCTGATGCTCGATACCGAAGACCACGGCCCGCAGATTGCAGCCGACTTCGATGCCGTGGTGCTGGCAGTGCCGGCGCCCGTGGCCGCGCAACTGCTGCAGACAGCGCCGCAGGGTGCGACCCTGGCCAGGACCCTGGCCCCCGTGGAAATGGCCCCCTGCTGGGCCATGACGCTGTCCTACCCCATGGCCGCGCAGGCCGGCCTGACCACACTGGGCCCGCAGTGGAATGCCGCACGCAGCACGCATGAGCGCGTTGCCTGGGTGGCCCGCGAGTCCTCCAAACCCGGCCGCGCCCAGACCGAGCGCTGGACGATCCATGCCAACCCGCTGTGGTCCAACGAGCACCGCCACGACGACGCCACACGCGTGCTTGCCAAGCTGCAAAAGGCCTTTGGCGAGATCACGGGCATCCGCGTTGCGCCGCGCCATGCCAGCGTCTACCTCTGGCAGCATGCCCAGACACTTGCGCCCCTGGGCAGACCGTTCAGCCACGACCCCTCGGTAGGCCTGGGCCTGTGCGGGGACTGGTGCATAGGCATGCGGGTGGAAGACGCTTTTGTCTCGGGTCTGGAAATGGGCCTGGCCCTGGCCTGA
- the gluQRS gene encoding tRNA glutamyl-Q(34) synthetase GluQRS encodes MTAALSRPSSNAPSTGPYIGRFAPSPTGALHAGSLVAALASWLDARAHHGRWLIRIEDIDPPRCQAGADQEILRQLAACGLHSDAPVVWQSQRHALYEKALQQLQAQKMAYPCGCTRKDIEAAWQAQGLIHERHVERPYPGTCRHGLQGKPARAWRFALEQQVHDLQKIQPEALPHQSYSATQNIALKQHALESRCPVLHWQDRRLGAQQQNLITGVGDFVLRRADGLWAYQLAVVVDDAEQGITDVVRGEDLADNTPRQLMLQRALGLPQPRYLHTPLVCMENGEKLSKQHGAPAVDVSQPLTVLSAAAQQLGLPQAPAAAPCSSESPASALPLALDFWVRCWRQTYNIAP; translated from the coding sequence ATGACTGCGGCCCTCTCCCGACCCTCCTCCAACGCTCCCAGCACGGGGCCATATATCGGGCGCTTTGCGCCCTCTCCCACCGGAGCGCTGCATGCCGGCTCTTTGGTCGCGGCGCTGGCCAGCTGGCTGGATGCACGCGCCCACCACGGACGCTGGCTGATTCGCATCGAAGACATCGATCCGCCACGCTGCCAGGCGGGCGCCGACCAGGAAATCCTGCGCCAGCTGGCCGCCTGTGGCCTGCACTCCGATGCCCCCGTAGTCTGGCAGTCGCAGCGACATGCACTCTATGAAAAAGCGCTGCAACAGCTGCAGGCGCAAAAAATGGCCTACCCCTGCGGCTGCACGCGCAAAGACATCGAAGCCGCCTGGCAGGCACAGGGACTGATCCACGAGCGGCATGTGGAGCGACCCTACCCCGGAACCTGCCGTCATGGCCTGCAAGGCAAGCCCGCCAGAGCCTGGCGCTTTGCACTGGAGCAACAGGTACATGATTTACAGAAAATCCAGCCCGAAGCGCTGCCCCATCAATCGTATTCAGCCACGCAAAACATCGCACTCAAACAACACGCCCTGGAAAGCAGGTGCCCCGTGCTGCACTGGCAGGACCGGCGTCTGGGCGCGCAGCAGCAGAACCTGATCACCGGCGTGGGCGACTTTGTGCTGCGCCGTGCGGACGGACTCTGGGCCTACCAGCTGGCCGTGGTCGTCGACGACGCCGAGCAAGGCATCACCGATGTGGTGCGCGGCGAAGACCTGGCCGACAACACGCCTCGCCAGCTAATGCTGCAGCGCGCCCTGGGTCTGCCCCAGCCGCGCTATCTGCACACGCCGCTGGTCTGCATGGAAAACGGAGAAAAGCTCTCCAAACAGCATGGCGCACCAGCCGTGGATGTCAGCCAGCCTCTGACCGTGCTGTCTGCCGCAGCGCAGCAGCTCGGCCTGCCACAAGCGCCCGCAGCCGCCCCCTGCAGCAGCGAAAGCCCCGCAAGCGCCTTGCCTTTGGCGCTGGACTTCTGGGTCCGGTGCTGGCGCCAAACCTACAATATCGCCCCGTGA